A genomic segment from Patescibacteria group bacterium encodes:
- a CDS encoding V-type ATP synthase subunit D, which yields MKLNINPTRMELLKLKRRLKTAERGYKLLKDKRDGLMKEFMTIVRKVKECRARVEATLGQGFKSFVFASADMQPKMMNEALAVPSKKITLEATTKNVMSVNIPQFTYNEEGDPICYSLLSTPSDLDTSLGIFSEALADMVKLAEIEHSARLLAGEIEKTRRRVNALEYVFIPNIKETIKYIESKLAEQERGVLITLMKVKEKIME from the coding sequence ATGAAACTAAACATAAATCCCACCCGCATGGAGTTGCTCAAGTTGAAAAGACGGCTCAAGACTGCGGAAAGAGGATACAAATTATTAAAAGACAAGCGCGATGGATTGATGAAAGAGTTTATGACGATTGTGCGAAAAGTTAAAGAATGCCGAGCTCGAGTTGAAGCAACACTTGGACAAGGTTTTAAGTCCTTTGTTTTCGCTTCGGCTGACATGCAGCCAAAGATGATGAACGAGGCCTTGGCTGTGCCTAGCAAAAAAATCACACTTGAGGCCACGACAAAAAATGTGATGAGTGTAAATATACCGCAATTCACTTATAATGAAGAGGGCGACCCGATTTGCTATTCCCTGCTTTCAACGCCATCTGACCTAGATACTTCTTTGGGAATTTTTTCCGAGGCATTGGCTGATATGGTGAAGCTGGCGGAAATTGAACATTCGGCCCGGCTACTCGCTGGGGAAATTGAAAAGACGCGAAGGCGAGTGAACGCGCTTGAATATGTTTTTATCCCGAATATAAAAGAGACGATAAAATACATTGAATCCAAATTAGCAGAACAGGAACGGGGGGTTTTGATTACGCTGATGAAGGTAAAAGAGAAGATAATGGAATGA
- a CDS encoding V-type ATP synthase subunit B, translating into MLKEYKTITEIAGPLLIVEGIEAVKYEELVDIELADGSIRRGRVLEISDKQAVVQMFEETRGINVKTAKAKFLGKTMEIGVSADMLGRVFDGAGRPKDGQPAILAEKKMDINGAPLNPYARDYPNDFIQTGVSTIDGLNTLVRGQKLPIFSGAGLPHSELAAQIARQAKVIKSKSTNASESTKTTDATNDRTDDDGVSNDSSLMTNDSPADSQFAVVFAAMGITFEEAEFFINEFKQTGAIERATLFINLADDPVVERITLPRLALTTAEYYAFDKDMHVLVILTDLTNYCEALREIGAARKEIPGRRGYPGYLYTDLSTIYERAGRVKGKKGSITQIPILTMPEDDKTHPIPDLTGYITEGQIMISRELDKQGIYPPVDVLPSLSRLKDKGIGEGKTREDHSGVLNQLFSAYAQGKEARELAVILGEAALSDTDKKYLKFANEFEDKFVRQGKNEDRTIEETLTIGWKLLSILPREELKRVKEEHIEKYLKTNQHE; encoded by the coding sequence ATGCTAAAAGAATACAAAACTATCACGGAAATCGCTGGGCCTTTATTAATTGTGGAAGGAATTGAAGCTGTTAAATACGAAGAGTTAGTTGATATTGAACTGGCTGACGGAAGCATCAGGCGAGGCCGGGTTTTGGAAATAAGCGACAAGCAAGCAGTGGTGCAGATGTTTGAGGAAACACGAGGCATTAATGTGAAAACAGCCAAAGCAAAATTTTTGGGCAAAACAATGGAAATTGGAGTAAGCGCTGATATGTTAGGCCGGGTTTTTGACGGAGCGGGACGGCCAAAAGATGGCCAGCCAGCGATTTTAGCAGAAAAAAAAATGGACATTAATGGCGCGCCTTTGAACCCTTATGCCCGGGATTATCCTAATGATTTTATCCAGACAGGGGTTTCTACGATTGATGGGTTGAACACTTTGGTTAGGGGGCAAAAATTGCCGATCTTTTCCGGGGCCGGACTCCCCCATTCAGAACTGGCAGCTCAGATTGCTAGACAGGCAAAGGTGATAAAATCCAAATCTACAAATGCATCCGAATCTACAAAAACTACAGATGCTACGAATGACCGGACGGACGACGACGGCGTCTCTAATGACTCATCCCTAATGACCAATGACTCGCCTGCTGATTCTCAATTTGCAGTTGTGTTTGCCGCTATGGGTATTACTTTTGAGGAGGCTGAATTTTTTATAAATGAATTTAAACAAACTGGCGCGATTGAGCGAGCCACGCTATTTATTAATTTAGCTGATGACCCAGTAGTTGAACGGATTACTTTACCTCGATTGGCTCTAACAACAGCTGAATACTATGCCTTTGACAAGGATATGCATGTTTTAGTGATATTAACAGACCTAACTAATTACTGTGAGGCCTTGCGGGAGATTGGAGCCGCGAGAAAAGAAATTCCTGGCCGGCGCGGTTATCCTGGTTACTTATATACTGACCTTTCCACGATTTACGAGCGAGCCGGACGAGTAAAGGGCAAGAAGGGCTCAATCACCCAAATCCCGATTTTAACAATGCCGGAAGACGATAAAACTCATCCAATCCCAGATTTGACTGGTTATATCACGGAGGGCCAAATTATGATTTCACGAGAATTGGACAAACAGGGAATTTATCCGCCAGTTGATGTGTTGCCAAGTTTGTCGCGGCTAAAAGACAAAGGCATTGGCGAAGGAAAAACGCGGGAAGATCATAGCGGAGTTTTGAACCAGCTTTTCTCGGCCTATGCCCAAGGGAAAGAAGCGCGGGAATTAGCAGTAATACTTGGCGAAGCGGCATTATCTGACACAGATAAAAAGTATTTAAAATTTGCCAATGAATTTGAAGATAAGTTCGTTAGGCAAGGCAAAAATGAAGACCGGACGATTGAAGAAACTTTGACGATTGGCTGGAAATTGTTGAGTATTTTGCCAAGGGAAGAATTGAAAAGGGTAAAAGAAGAGCATATCGAGAAGTATCTCAAAACGAATCAGCACGAATAG